The nucleotide window AATTCCACCCTTGAaacagtaaaaaaaaaatttaaaaagctAGCCATAATATATCACCCAGATAAATTACAACACCATTTAAATAAAGAGAGAaacaataatgaaaataaccaaacaaataaagaagaaaaacaaaaaataaaaactgaTATTGATTTTCTAACTTTAGTTTGGGCTTATGAACAAATATTAACTGATATTCAATCTAAAAAAAAGTctgaaatatatgaaaatgcattaattattaaaaaaaatgatttaaaatatatccaAGATGaagatacatatatatttttttgtcgATGTGGtgatttctttatatttaatcaaaactTATATGATGAatattatgttatatatcAATGTCAAAGTTGTTCATCCTCTGTTTATTTAACTCCATAATTAATAAACTACCTCCAAAATAAATtggatattatattttattcaaattaaaaaaaaaaaaaaaaaaaaaaaacatcttttaattctttttaaaacaaaacaTAAACCCATAATAccaattattaaatttgaaaCAAGCATATGAATATAACCAGAATAATAAAACTGCCtcttattattttacatcctcttcatatatatatgtatatgcatataaaattaatatttttttttagttaacATATTTAATAGAATAATActcaaattttataatatgtcttattaattattagttttttttttttttttttgtgaattagtaaatttttatacttagtaaaataaattacaaaaaaaagtgtaaaaaattcacaacataaaatataaaaatgttttaaaaaaaaaaaataatttttaattgttattaattatatcttAGTATCCACCATCGGAATTTAAATTCTTAGAAATCTCATTTGATGCTTTCGTCACAATTGTATGTGCTTCATACCTAAAATGCaaaaatgcaaaaatataaaaataaaaaagtacaAAAATGTCCAATTTAATTAACCTTTTTAAGcacacaaaaaataaataatatatatatagcgATTCAATACACACACAAATTTCCTGTTTTAACTAACATTCTATCCATGCACTTTGCTAAACagatttgttcattttttcccATTTCTTCTGAAAATTTCTGACCAAAGCACTTTTCAaaacatgttttttttacttgctaaaaaataaaaaataataataataagacatttaaaatataaattaaaaatgtataataataatcatattttagttatatattatacgTTATTTAATATTTGGTAAATCATCATCCCCAGGGCATTTTGGGCATCTTCCATGGCTTTTGGGTTATCCATTTtgtattactatttattatttgttgtTAATATAagatatatgcatacatatatttacagtaatatatattaaataaaataaaaattgtttaaagactttttattcattatatttaagaATTAAATACATTTTGACAATCTTTTAGCTCTCTCAATTCATAACAtcaaatgaaaaagaaaaaaaaaaaaaaaaattgaaataaCACAACAAAggaaacttaaaaaaattgtgataataatttaaattataaagaaataaCAGAATATactaataaagaaaatgggatattaattaattttaaaaaaacaagaaaattgagaaaaaatatatttcattaaaaTTGAACATTCTATCATAACATATtatatcgaaaaaaaaatttataattaaaaaaaaatatttgcatacatacatttatatatgctAATAAACAGTATAAATAGAATAATGTGAATTATTTAAGTTCCACCTAGAAACACAAATAAACACACAAAATAtgtttcaattttttttaacactctttcttaatttaaatatatatttttcctttttattttatttatttatttatatatttttggattttttataaaatcttAAAACTagctaaaatattttctcaTAATTCAAAGTATtgagaaataaaaattattttacaaaaGTTGCTTTCGATTTaacacatttttataaattaaatcttaaatatattaacaatgATATGAATATGAGATATCAAAACTTGTGTTGTATTTATAAAGtgtttgtatatatacaaaatgatGTTAACTAAATTGTGTAAGGCTGTTTGATAATTTGTTATTACTATCGCTATTACTATCGCTACTACTATCgctattataaataaatgaaatacgAATTAACATTcaaatttaacaaaataaaataatgcaaattaaaaaaaatatatataacttatcaataaatgtttatatattttatatattattaaatttaaattatcttTTCTGTTTTGGACAATCGCTagttgtaaaaatataaaaaattttaatatttatccaaatataaatacatatttagGGGAAAAAGAGAGCTAAAATAAACCCTCAAAAGTGTGCATATAATGTAGAGTGAATAAATACCTAGCATTGACAAAAATAccttaaaatttttttattatttttttttttattttgtagattaataaaaatgaagcaAACAGAATAAATTctcaaaattttttttttggtatatatacaaaaatgaaaataaaatgaaaaaaatataaatttaaaacgCATCCCCAAAAATGTCTTATATCTGTTCATAACATTTTCAtgttgtaaaaaatattaccaTCTCAAGAACATTTATTCCTTCTATGTATTCTTTCTAttctatttatttattatttatttattatttattatttatttgcttCCTTTTTTGGAACAGTAAAATCcctaattaaaaaaaatttgtttaaaaatCGAAGCTTCCCCAAACATGTGAATTCTTCAAAGTTTTCCTTGTATACCCAAAAAAGACACAAAGAAGCATTAGcagtaaataataaagaagaaaaaaaaataatataatttgttttcataaatttaataaatatacaccCTATATATCTTTTTAGCATGATATTTCTATACTCACAAATTTTAAtgtctttattatttatttcatttcatTGTTAttcctatatttttttttttttttttttttgtatatataattcagataaaaaaatacaaaatgacTGGAACTTCATCAGCAAAACGCCACCATGgaataaaaggaaaaaagaGAATAAGCAAAGTAACTTTAATGCCATATAAAGATATTAAATTACCTGCTAGAAGGTTAGattatttcctttttgtaaaaaagagaaaaataaatatatacttgaaaaattatgaaaaattgtgaaaaattatgaaaaattatatttatcaacttaaatttttattatatatattttttttttttttttatcatttttaaaaatataaaataggTGCCCCATATTAGGGAAAATGGACAATAGAAACGCTCGAAAAATATCCAAATCTGGAATCAAAACTCATAAAATACAAAGAGTAAATTTTGTAAGAAAACGAATTTATTTTGAAGAAGAAGACCGTTTTGTTAAATTAAGAGTTAGTGCACGAGGATTAAAAaccataaaaaaatatggattagCATATTGTgctaaaaaatttaatttaaatttaaataaaaaaaaatatgatgctGGATATTCTccacgaaaaaaaaataaaaataaaaatgaatccGAAACTCTTGCTTCCCAAAATGATACGTTAAAGGAACCCCAAGTTGAAAACCCTCAAGATGAAAACCCTCAAGATGAAAACCCTcaagatgaaaatattataatagaaaaattaaaattgaataatcgaaataaataaaaaaaaacacctAAAAATTAAGACTCACCAAAATGTTTACCCCTGAATCTGCCTAATCAAccaaaacaaaacaaaacaCAGTAAACCATTTAGGCTAAACATAATTGAGTGGTATCCCCAGATAAACCTTCAACATATATAATCATAATGtcttatttaaaaaaaattgttttaaaaatataaacggTAAAAGGGCACAATATGCATACACACGTGTAGATGCACACATGCAGATGCACACGTACAGATCCAATGTGTAGACTTAGAACCCAAAGAACAAGATGCAAGCTTAGGAAAAgctttaaaataatataacaaaaacgaattttataacattaaaaaaaacgaattttataatattagcAAAAACTTAAACAAAGAGTAAACAAAATATTGAACAGATTATCTCATATTTTTTCTGATTTccgtaaaaaataataaaaaagtatgaataaatacaagtattataatgaatataaaaatatccCTATTCGTATATatttgcatatacatatatacaaattttattaacaaacaTTATTCCTGATATATAGACCTTTTTAAGTTATACTATAACTTCAGCTAATTTGTCTGAATGATACCatgaattttcattttttcttataacTTGACATGAATACacttttatattaatattaaaatttttttcagCTTGTTTAATTAActctttaattttatttggatttaaattttcattattttttgtaattgcAAATAACGATGATCCACTTCCACTCATTGTTACAACATCAAAGATATTTTGGCTAGCTAAAAaatcttttaaatattttatttttttaagcaaaaaaaaagcaGGAATTTCTAAATCATTTACAaacatattttgtatatccaaatttttattaataaattttttcatataattttcttcgctttttttcacaatttcaattatattatttttatccttATTGTTTAAGTTGCTTCTTAAATTGCAAATAAATTTCTCTAACAAACTAATCGGATtgtattgtattattttttcataatctACATTTTGATAAACTAATTTTGATGATAGTCCTTCaccaattttaaataaatatatttttttttctgataTAATAACATCAAAATTTGCTAAatcaattatattatttcctTTTCCTGTACAATAAGCAAATCCTGAGCTACTAAAAAAACTTATATCACTTCctatttcttttaaaaaattattttttaattcatttgtttttaaatatttataaaaatatttttctaaataataaaaaactgAAGCTCCATTTGATGAACCACCACCAATTCCACTAAAAATTGGTAtcctttttttaatatgaattaaaaatcttatattatcatttatatttaaatcttttctatattttttcaaaacttttattattatattactaTCATTTAATGGATAATTCATGTATTCATATTTAcctgtttcatttttttcacacaCTTttctattttcttttattatatcatGTTCTTTAGTTTTATCTTCTTCTATTGTTAGAAAATCTCCTGATAAACATGGATATAATATTGGTGATAATTTTtcttgttcatttttatttaaagcttttataaaaatatcatcTCCTAAATTTATAGCATGCATTAGTGTTGATAATTCattaaaattttcttttttctcttttaatcttaaaaataaattaatttttcctGGAGAAAAAAGCTTTAAATCATaccatttttttgtatttaatatttttattaacaatttcattttttcgttacataatatattccCTTTTTTATACACATGCTCATTTTcactatcattattatcgttctctatatttgaataaattCCTTTTAAGCATTTAAGACTGTCATCATTCATTTTCACTATGCCACTTTTCACTATGCCACTTTTCACTATGCCATTTTTCACTATGCCACTATTTTTATGCACACATCTTTCATTAATGATCTTATTATATTGattaataaaacaattttttaaatccaCCCCTTTAGTGTCTTTActtaattttattacaaaCTTGGTACTTTTGTTAGGAACATTTTTTGATTCAACATTTCTGGcaacataatttataaaaatatatattacaaattttatttgtaggcagattttcatattaatatttatccAAAAAACACAGATAACAAAAAATGAGATAATGATCtgttatatgtatatttcaACTCTTTACacgaatatatatatatgtatgtatgtataatatatatgcctTTACCCTAACTTGTTATTTAATGtataatcatatttttctatagCATTCTTAAGGGCTCATTGAATacctttttcattttgtacactatttttcattatttacgctatttttcattatttacactatttttcattatttacactatttttcatttttttattctctttcatttgtttattttttttcatttgtttattattttacaaaataaaaacccAACCATTAAATAGAGAAATATACAGTACCCAATTTTAacacaatatatttttacgaGCTTTATATTAGTTTTCtcttatatgtataatattgttaatattttttttttctcattttattcataataaaatattattacatatCATCTTTTAAGGAAACAATATTTACCATACCTACATAGatggaaaaattatataaacgtattttcttaaaaatgttttagcAACGGACCCTTAATTAAAGGAAGCTATTAAAATAGCTaacttattttttacataacTTTGAATGATacgcacatatatatatatatatatatatatatatatatatatataaatatttaagaaTTACAATTTCtctctctatatatatatttcttaacatatttcatatgcataattttttGCACATGATCACTACATATTATTCATCTTAAATTTGCacttatatatacacatatttagttatattacaaaattagtcttattttttttaactatattcttatatattttgtttaaaccttaaaaaatatattaaataaatgaacaTTTGACTATACGATTTACATAATATTCTTaaaatttaacaaaatata belongs to Plasmodium yoelii strain 17X genome assembly, chromosome: 11 and includes:
- a CDS encoding DnaJ protein, putative, translating into MVNITNKDPYSILNVEKNSTLETVKKKFKKLAIIYHPDKLQHHLNKERNNNENNQTNKEEKQKIKTDIDFLTLVWAYEQILTDIQSKKKSEIYENALIIKKNDLKYIQDEDTYIFFCRCGDFFIFNQNLYDEYYVIYQCQSCSSSVYLTP
- a CDS encoding Tim10/DDP family zinc finger protein, putative gives rise to the protein MDNPKAMEDAQNALGMMIYQILNNQVKKTCFEKCFGQKFSEEMGKNEQICLAKCMDRMYEAHTIVTKASNEISKNLNSDGGY
- a CDS encoding 50S ribosomal protein L28, apicoplast, putative, coding for MQIKKNIYNLSINVYIFYILLNLNYLFCFGQSLVINKNEANRINSQNFFFVKSLIKKNLFKNRSFPKHVNSSKFSLYTQKRHKEALAIKKYKMTGTSSAKRHHGIKGKKRISKVTLMPYKDIKLPARRCPILGKMDNRNARKISKSGIKTHKIQRVNFVRKRIYFEEEDRFVKLRVSARGLKTIKKYGLAYCAKKFNLNLNKKKYDAGYSPRKKNKNKNESETLASQNDTLKEPQVENPQDENPQDENPQDENIIIEKLKLNNRNK
- a CDS encoding 4-diphosphocytidyl-2-C-methyl-D-erythritol kinase, putative; this encodes MKICLQIKFVIYIFINYVARNVESKNVPNKSTKFVIKLSKDTKGVDLKNCFINQYNKIINERCVHKNSGIVKNGIVKSGIVKSGIVKMNDDSLKCLKGIYSNIENDNNDSENEHVYKKGNILCNEKMKLLIKILNTKKWYDLKLFSPGKINLFLRLKEKKENFNELSTLMHAINLGDDIFIKALNKNEQEKLSPILYPCLSGDFLTIEEDKTKEHDIIKENRKVCEKNETGKYEYMNYPLNDSNIIIKVLKKYRKDLNINDNIRFLIHIKKRIPIFSGIGGGSSNGASVFYYLEKYFYKYLKTNELKNNFLKEIGSDISFFSSSGFAYCTGKGNNIIDLANFDVIISEKKIYLFKIGEGLSSKLVYQNVDYEKIIQYNPISLLEKFICNLRSNLNNKDKNNIIEIVKKSEENYMKKFINKNLDIQNMFVNDLEIPAFFLLKKIKYLKDFLASQNIFDVVTMSGSGSSLFAITKNNENLNPNKIKELIKQAEKNFNINIKVYSCQVIRKNENSWYHSDKLAEVIV